Proteins encoded by one window of ANME-2 cluster archaeon:
- a CDS encoding DUF211 domain-containing protein → MVGIRRLVLDVLKPHHPLILEYATALSELENISGVNLSLYEVDQQTENIKVTIEGDDLNYEQIKEIIEDMGAVIHSIDEIAAGRRIVEEVETLQDR, encoded by the coding sequence GTGGTAGGAATTAGACGATTGGTTCTGGATGTTTTGAAACCTCATCATCCATTGATACTTGAATATGCTACGGCATTGAGTGAACTGGAAAACATAAGCGGCGTAAACCTGAGCCTGTATGAAGTTGACCAGCAGACCGAGAATATTAAGGTGACCATTGAAGGCGATGACCTGAACTATGAACAGATCAAAGAGATCATAGAGGATATGGGCGCTGTTATTCACAGTATCGATGAGATTGCGGCCGGTCGCAGGATCGTTGAAGAGGTTGAGACGCTCCAGGACAGGTAA
- a CDS encoding DNA-directed DNA polymerase, translating to MKFQILDADYTYDDLENPVIRLFGRDDAGQSVCCFVPGFKPYFFLKPHPKHNPDELAEKIKTTFNEHVTNVQVTPRFEPVGYFKAPIPMLKVILNDPKGVPAIRDDVLQLPGVASIYETDILFRNRFLIDSGIGGMSWVETGSEPLQGDKFKGISLIGVDCQVRTVSDTITPQDVITNAPLRYMAFDIECLPMDGAMPTPDHSPIIMISCAFEPAYNGKSTTVLVGKDADGLESDSEAFADEIGMLERFFEIIREFDPDVFVGYNSNSFDIPYIVDRISTLEKERKVKLRPVMGRDGRSVYYRRIGTMTSINITGRVVVDALPIIRRDFSLKRYTLRNSAQELLGREKLDVKPSEMEEYWHDTGDKFHSFVDYARRDSELALELVLRLSLLDRFWALSRVSGTLVQDILDGGQTNMVENILMKEYRAHNRVMPPKPDNDISQQRHMITEELKGGEVLDPKKGLLEDVVILDYKSLYPTIMMAHNLCYTTEIVDGDQVPDGDFETTPSGGRFVSAQVQKGIVPSILAGLLQRRVETKQMMKHASGDEARALDATQLALKILLNSYYGYSGYTRARLYSLTMANSVTSFGRENILNTRDLVEKRIDSIYLSNGDAYVQEELPGAGLKTDELQRFNLSVVYGDTDSVFVKLSPEGISLEDAGAVGQKIARIVSAKLPDPMELEFESFARRSIFIAKKRYAVWVFEPSASGWSDSIKVKGMETVRRDWCELTSKTLNRVLELVLKEGRVEDAVSYVRGVINSVRNIDFEKDPSVLEDLTLTRRYTKKSENYQNKQPHVMVIEKMKKRSGFVPPIGDRIPFVIIAGPGLLADKAEDPEFVKENNLSLDVNYYIKKQILPPVERILREFGVDASFLDYDEKQMGLGDFGGGGSIVNEHVATQDDMGPKKAKKSQSKLFDF from the coding sequence ATGAAATTCCAGATACTGGATGCCGATTATACCTACGACGACCTTGAAAACCCGGTCATCCGCCTCTTCGGCCGTGATGATGCAGGCCAAAGTGTTTGTTGCTTCGTGCCCGGATTCAAACCCTACTTCTTCCTGAAACCACACCCCAAACACAATCCTGATGAACTGGCAGAAAAGATCAAAACCACCTTCAATGAGCATGTCACAAACGTGCAGGTCACCCCGCGATTTGAACCTGTAGGTTACTTTAAAGCACCTATTCCCATGCTCAAGGTCATTCTCAACGACCCGAAAGGCGTGCCTGCCATACGGGACGATGTGCTTCAATTACCCGGCGTTGCCAGCATATATGAGACCGACATACTGTTCCGCAACCGCTTCCTTATCGATTCAGGTATCGGTGGCATGTCCTGGGTAGAGACCGGCTCCGAACCACTGCAGGGGGACAAGTTCAAAGGTATCAGCCTGATCGGCGTGGATTGCCAGGTCAGGACCGTGTCAGATACCATAACCCCGCAGGATGTCATCACCAACGCGCCCCTGCGGTACATGGCATTCGACATAGAATGCCTGCCAATGGACGGCGCCATGCCCACACCGGACCATAGCCCGATAATCATGATAAGCTGCGCTTTTGAGCCAGCATATAATGGTAAGAGCACCACGGTCCTGGTGGGTAAGGACGCTGACGGGCTTGAGAGTGATTCCGAGGCGTTCGCTGACGAGATCGGAATGCTTGAACGGTTCTTCGAGATAATCAGGGAATTCGACCCGGATGTATTTGTCGGGTACAACTCGAACAGCTTCGACATACCCTATATCGTGGACAGGATCAGTACCCTTGAGAAAGAACGCAAAGTGAAACTACGGCCGGTCATGGGTCGGGACGGCCGTTCGGTCTACTACCGCAGGATAGGCACCATGACCAGCATAAACATCACCGGTCGGGTAGTGGTTGACGCGCTTCCCATCATAAGGCGGGATTTCAGCCTGAAGCGCTACACCCTCAGGAACTCTGCGCAGGAATTGCTGGGCAGGGAAAAACTGGATGTCAAACCCTCGGAGATGGAAGAATACTGGCACGACACCGGTGATAAGTTCCATTCTTTCGTAGATTATGCCAGGCGCGACTCTGAACTGGCACTGGAACTGGTACTCAGGCTGAGCCTGCTGGACAGGTTCTGGGCACTGTCCAGGGTCAGCGGTACCCTGGTGCAGGATATCCTCGACGGCGGCCAGACCAATATGGTAGAGAACATTCTCATGAAAGAGTACCGCGCCCATAACAGGGTAATGCCCCCAAAACCTGACAACGATATTTCCCAGCAGCGGCACATGATCACCGAAGAACTGAAGGGCGGCGAAGTACTGGACCCGAAAAAGGGGCTACTGGAAGATGTGGTGATACTGGACTACAAGTCACTCTACCCCACCATCATGATGGCCCATAACCTGTGCTATACCACCGAGATAGTCGACGGGGACCAGGTGCCGGACGGGGACTTTGAGACTACTCCCTCGGGCGGCAGGTTCGTATCTGCGCAGGTGCAAAAGGGCATTGTCCCCTCCATCCTGGCAGGACTGCTGCAGCGCAGGGTCGAGACCAAACAAATGATGAAACATGCATCCGGGGACGAAGCCCGTGCCCTGGATGCCACACAGCTGGCTCTCAAGATATTGCTGAACAGTTACTATGGTTATTCAGGTTATACCAGGGCACGACTGTACAGTCTCACAATGGCGAATTCGGTGACCAGTTTTGGCAGGGAGAATATCCTCAATACCAGGGACCTGGTAGAAAAGCGCATCGATAGCATCTATCTCTCCAACGGTGATGCGTATGTCCAGGAAGAACTCCCCGGGGCAGGACTCAAAACCGATGAGCTGCAAAGGTTCAACCTGTCCGTGGTCTATGGGGATACGGACAGCGTGTTCGTAAAACTATCCCCTGAAGGCATCTCCCTGGAGGATGCCGGTGCTGTGGGGCAGAAAATTGCCAGGATCGTATCTGCAAAACTACCTGACCCCATGGAACTGGAATTCGAAAGTTTTGCCAGGCGCTCAATATTCATTGCCAAGAAACGCTATGCAGTATGGGTATTTGAACCATCTGCCAGTGGCTGGTCTGACAGTATAAAGGTCAAAGGCATGGAAACGGTCAGGCGGGACTGGTGTGAACTTACCAGCAAGACCCTGAACAGGGTACTCGAACTGGTATTGAAGGAAGGGAGGGTCGAGGATGCGGTAAGCTATGTACGAGGAGTTATCAACAGTGTGCGCAACATTGACTTTGAAAAAGACCCTTCGGTCCTGGAAGACCTGACACTCACCCGCAGGTACACCAAGAAGAGCGAGAATTACCAGAACAAACAACCTCATGTCATGGTTATCGAGAAAATGAAAAAACGGTCCGGTTTTGTGCCGCCCATCGGGGACAGGATCCCCTTTGTCATAATAGCGGGACCGGGACTGCTTGCTGACAAGGCAGAAGATCCCGAATTTGTGAAAGAGAACAACCTGTCGCTGGATGTTAACTACTACATAAAGAAACAGATACTGCCACCCGTTGAGCGCATCCTGCGTGAGTTTGGAGTGGATGCATCATTTTTGGATTATGATGAAAAACAAATGGGGCTGGGAGATTTCGGGGGGGGTGGCAGCATTGTGAACGAGCATGTAGCCACACAGGATGACATGGGACCAAAAAAAGCGAAAAAAAGCCAGTCAAAACTATTTGATTTTTAA
- a CDS encoding MBL fold metallo-hydrolase: MEVHLINSSPYDANAYLIVAHRPVLIDVGMNASHLLDRISAIIEPTDIGTIILTHGHYDHWGAVEEVSSATGADIVIHARDAPMLADKMASAAAMFRGKAASFIPERMLHENDTIDLGNGSGLEVIHTPGHTPGCICLYHAPTRSLFSGDTVFQGGGFGRTDLAGGDQRLLVESLERLAGMDVNVLYPGHGEVTAVDASGQIRLSLQLARTYMR, from the coding sequence ATGGAAGTCCATCTCATAAACAGTTCGCCATACGATGCCAACGCGTACCTGATAGTTGCTCATAGACCCGTGTTAATAGATGTGGGCATGAATGCGTCCCATCTCCTTGACCGGATATCAGCCATAATAGAGCCCACTGATATTGGGACCATAATCCTGACCCACGGTCATTATGACCACTGGGGTGCGGTGGAAGAAGTGAGCAGTGCAACGGGAGCAGATATCGTCATCCATGCCCGGGATGCACCCATGCTTGCAGATAAAATGGCCAGCGCGGCTGCAATGTTCAGGGGCAAAGCTGCATCTTTCATTCCCGAAAGGATGCTTCATGAGAACGATACGATAGACCTGGGGAACGGTAGTGGTCTTGAGGTTATCCATACACCGGGACACACGCCCGGATGCATATGTCTGTACCACGCACCTACAAGATCATTGTTCTCCGGCGACACCGTGTTCCAGGGCGGCGGTTTCGGGCGCACTGACCTTGCCGGTGGTGACCAGCGCTTGCTTGTGGAATCACTGGAACGGCTGGCAGGGATGGATGTGAATGTGCTCTATCCCGGGCACGGTGAGGTGACAGCGGTTGATGCATCAGGCCAGATACGCCTGTCACTGCAACTTGCAAGGACGTATATGCGATAG
- a CDS encoding methyl-accepting chemotaxis protein → MKVNTEHSRDVEDTFDMDSFILQDEREHMLFELHRYLVWVGEPLPEDIDIDGHQIKLHDLIWKLTQKEKLTENERKCIKGLIQTLEQKEKLDEERIEKANLTRAQAEQLHDEAAGLLRAIMDLKDLEEGRIKKADFDEASTRDRVQDARRWMNFMKQMKD, encoded by the coding sequence ATGAAGGTAAATACTGAGCATTCCCGTGATGTTGAAGATACATTTGATATGGACTCATTTATCTTACAGGATGAGCGGGAGCATATGTTATTCGAACTGCACAGGTACCTCGTGTGGGTCGGGGAGCCATTACCCGAGGACATTGACATTGACGGTCATCAGATTAAACTGCATGACCTTATCTGGAAATTGACACAAAAAGAAAAGTTGACAGAAAATGAACGTAAATGTATTAAAGGCCTGATCCAGACTCTTGAACAAAAAGAAAAACTGGATGAAGAACGTATCGAGAAAGCGAACCTTACCAGGGCACAGGCCGAACAGCTTCATGATGAGGCGGCCGGGTTGTTAAGGGCTATCATGGATTTGAAGGATCTGGAGGAAGGCAGGATCAAAAAAGCTGATTTTGATGAAGCGTCAACAAGGGACAGGGTTCAGGATGCAAGGCGCTGGATGAATTTTATGAAGCAGATGAAAGATTGA
- a CDS encoding indole-3-glycerol-phosphate synthase, protein MHTIIDSIITSTENRVKGLKDVGSGKSLTTRSLARSIQAVHDRNGIPVIAEVKPSSPTTHNRDVSPADAAQIAMTMEKAGAVAISVLTEPDYFHGSLENLEQVRRAVNIPVLRKDFIIDEKQLYETHSDLILLIAGILGDRLPGFIDLARRRGLQPLVEVHNHAECMAALDSEAHIIGINNRNLMTMDIDLATTEELAPVIRKHNPEIIIISESGILTPRDAVRMVQAGADAVLVGTSIMKGDIYLNTRSLVEAGIPGSHDQHD, encoded by the coding sequence ATGCACACAATAATAGATAGTATAATCACATCAACCGAAAACCGGGTCAAAGGGTTAAAGGATGTTGGTTCGGGGAAATCCCTTACCACCCGAAGTCTTGCCAGGTCCATACAAGCAGTACATGACAGGAATGGCATCCCTGTGATAGCCGAGGTCAAACCGTCATCACCTACTACCCATAACAGGGATGTCAGCCCTGCAGATGCCGCACAAATCGCAATGACCATGGAAAAGGCAGGAGCTGTAGCCATCTCCGTCCTTACAGAACCGGATTATTTCCACGGCAGCCTTGAAAACCTGGAACAGGTCCGGAGGGCTGTGAACATTCCGGTATTAAGGAAAGATTTTATCATCGACGAGAAACAGCTCTATGAAACACACAGCGACCTGATACTGTTGATAGCCGGCATACTTGGTGACCGGTTGCCTGGCTTTATCGACCTTGCCAGGCGCAGGGGACTCCAGCCACTGGTAGAGGTCCACAACCATGCAGAATGTATGGCAGCACTGGATAGTGAAGCACATATCATAGGCATCAATAACCGTAATCTCATGACCATGGATATCGACCTTGCAACCACAGAAGAACTGGCTCCGGTCATCAGGAAGCACAACCCTGAGATAATAATAATAAGCGAAAGCGGCATATTGACACCCCGGGATGCTGTCCGGATGGTACAGGCAGGTGCCGATGCTGTTCTGGTAGGCACATCCATTATGAAGGGTGACATTTACCTCAACACCAGGTCATTGGTCGAAGCTGGAATACCTGGTTCACACGACCAGCACGACTAA
- the trpB gene encoding tryptophan synthase subunit beta, protein MNITQKGKFGRFGGQFVPEVLMPALEELEEAYERFRDNPDFKKELDYYLRDFAGRPSPLYHARRLSEKYGVKVYLKREDLVHGGAHKLNNTLGQALLAKYMGKRRLIAETGAGQHGTATAMVGANLGMVTEVYMGAEDTRRQRMNVYRMELMGTKVIPVTSGSQTLKDAINEALRDWVSNVENTHYLIGSVVGPHPYPTIVRDFQSVIGNEVRSQILEKEGRLPDSIIACTGGGSNAMGIFHSFVPDTGVKLFAVEAGGSGLKCTDKAALHSASLSVGEEGVLHGARTKILQDPYGQILESHSISAGLDYSGVGPELAYLAENGRIIPVNADDDEALAAFHELSRLEGIIPALESSHALAYLAKAAGSGELGDIVVINISGRGDKDLETVLEKGVQV, encoded by the coding sequence ATGAACATCACACAAAAAGGCAAATTCGGGCGGTTCGGCGGGCAGTTCGTACCCGAGGTGCTCATGCCTGCACTGGAAGAACTGGAAGAAGCATATGAACGCTTCAGGGATAATCCTGATTTCAAAAAGGAACTTGATTATTACTTGAGGGATTTTGCCGGCAGGCCGTCACCTTTGTACCATGCACGGCGCCTGAGTGAAAAATACGGTGTCAAGGTGTATCTTAAACGCGAAGACCTGGTACACGGCGGCGCCCATAAACTGAACAATACCCTTGGCCAGGCGCTCCTGGCAAAGTACATGGGCAAGCGGAGGCTCATTGCAGAGACCGGGGCCGGCCAGCACGGTACGGCCACTGCCATGGTCGGAGCGAACCTTGGAATGGTCACAGAGGTCTATATGGGTGCTGAGGATACCCGGCGGCAGCGTATGAACGTGTACCGCATGGAACTGATGGGTACAAAGGTCATACCTGTTACTTCCGGCAGCCAGACCCTGAAGGATGCCATCAACGAGGCGCTACGGGACTGGGTGAGCAATGTGGAAAATACTCATTACCTCATCGGCTCAGTAGTGGGCCCCCATCCCTACCCCACCATTGTAAGGGACTTCCAGAGCGTCATCGGTAACGAGGTCAGGTCGCAGATATTGGAAAAAGAAGGGCGACTTCCAGATTCCATTATCGCATGCACGGGTGGCGGCAGCAATGCCATGGGTATCTTCCATTCCTTCGTTCCTGATACCGGTGTGAAACTGTTTGCAGTGGAAGCAGGTGGAAGCGGCCTGAAATGCACAGACAAGGCTGCACTGCACTCCGCATCCCTGAGTGTGGGCGAGGAGGGAGTGCTGCATGGCGCGCGGACAAAGATATTGCAGGACCCCTACGGCCAGATACTGGAATCCCACAGCATCTCTGCTGGTCTGGATTACAGCGGTGTGGGTCCTGAACTGGCCTACCTGGCCGAAAATGGGAGGATCATTCCGGTGAACGCCGATGATGATGAGGCACTTGCTGCTTTCCATGAACTGAGCCGGCTTGAGGGTATCATTCCTGCACTTGAATCATCCCATGCCCTTGCCTACCTGGCAAAAGCGGCAGGTTCAGGTGAACTGGGTGATATTGTGGTCATCAATATATCAGGACGAGGCGATAAGGACCTTGAGACCGTGCTGGAGAAGGGGGTACAGGTATGA
- the trpA gene encoding tryptophan synthase subunit alpha, with protein sequence MRISDTFSELKKNKEGALIAYVCAGDGDTPGIVRALVKGGADIVELGLPFSDPVADGPTIQASIQRALDAGMNPDKYFAMVRNLDVDVPLVVMTYYNLIFKRGPERFVKDCLESGITGIIVPDLPPEESGELAGYCEKNGVDLIFLVAPTTKGSRLEDILKRGTGFLYLVSRLGVTGVRADIAMSTKEVLDRVRTDTPRAVGFGISSGEQAAGVFKSGADGVIVGSAFVDIIASGQDVIGRLEAMASELKSSLR encoded by the coding sequence ATGAGGATATCTGATACGTTCAGTGAACTGAAAAAGAACAAAGAAGGAGCGCTCATAGCCTATGTATGTGCAGGTGACGGAGACACTCCGGGAATCGTGCGCGCACTCGTCAAAGGCGGTGCAGATATCGTAGAATTGGGATTGCCGTTCTCTGACCCTGTGGCCGACGGACCCACCATCCAGGCATCCATCCAGAGGGCGCTGGATGCGGGCATGAACCCAGATAAATATTTCGCTATGGTCAGGAACCTGGATGTGGATGTACCGCTTGTGGTGATGACCTACTACAACCTGATATTCAAACGCGGGCCCGAGCGGTTCGTGAAGGATTGCCTGGAAAGCGGTATCACAGGCATCATTGTACCCGACCTGCCGCCAGAGGAATCCGGTGAGCTCGCAGGGTATTGTGAAAAGAACGGGGTCGACCTGATATTCCTGGTGGCACCTACGACAAAAGGAAGCCGGCTTGAGGATATCCTGAAACGTGGTACAGGATTTTTGTACCTGGTATCCAGGCTGGGCGTTACGGGCGTCAGGGCCGATATTGCCATGTCCACGAAAGAGGTGCTGGACAGGGTCAGGACCGATACACCCCGGGCTGTGGGGTTTGGCATATCATCGGGCGAGCAGGCCGCCGGTGTGTTCAAAAGCGGCGCTGATGGCGTTATCGTTGGTTCTGCCTTTGTAGACATCATAGCCAGCGGGCAGGATGTTATCGGACGGCTGGAGGCGATGGCCAGCGAGCTTAAATCCAGTCTGCGATGA
- a CDS encoding molybdopterin synthase yields the protein MKVISVVGHKKSGKTTLVCSLVEALGAFGRVGTVKHMMHHRFNPENTDTGKQFDAGAEVVVGITASELVTVAREPTLEKALNALANSGMDFAIIEGDKESSLPKIVLGDLDYPSGVSNVVANLPEHADVDIAGLVEVIRSQPDWVTLELLVRKVRSNPAIQKAGAIGTFTGIVREMTGDVQTETLEFEQYESLARESIEKISTELKEKDGIMDVVIHHKTGKIRPGEDIVYIVVASSHRTQLFPVLSEAIERVKSEVPIWKKEMTTDGEFWVHDHA from the coding sequence ATGAAAGTAATTTCTGTGGTAGGGCATAAGAAATCTGGCAAGACCACACTTGTCTGCAGTCTTGTTGAAGCGCTTGGTGCATTCGGTCGCGTCGGAACGGTGAAACACATGATGCATCACCGCTTCAATCCGGAAAATACAGACACAGGAAAACAGTTCGATGCAGGTGCAGAAGTGGTTGTTGGTATCACCGCGTCCGAACTTGTCACTGTGGCACGGGAGCCAACTCTTGAAAAAGCACTGAATGCCCTTGCCAATAGCGGCATGGATTTTGCCATCATTGAAGGTGATAAAGAAAGTTCCCTTCCAAAGATCGTATTGGGCGACCTTGATTATCCATCCGGGGTCTCGAACGTGGTGGCGAACCTACCTGAACATGCTGATGTGGATATTGCCGGATTGGTCGAGGTCATCCGCTCCCAACCGGACTGGGTCACGCTGGAGCTCCTGGTCAGGAAAGTGCGCAGCAATCCAGCTATACAAAAGGCTGGTGCCATCGGTACGTTCACCGGTATCGTGCGTGAGATGACCGGGGATGTGCAGACAGAAACGCTTGAGTTCGAACAGTATGAAAGCCTTGCACGGGAGAGCATCGAGAAGATATCTACTGAATTAAAGGAAAAGGACGGTATCATGGATGTCGTTATCCATCACAAGACCGGGAAGATAAGGCCCGGCGAGGATATTGTCTATATCGTTGTCGCATCATCCCACAGGACACAATTGTTCCCGGTCCTGAGCGAGGCCATCGAGCGCGTGAAGTCAGAGGTACCGATATGGAAAAAGGAAATGACTACAGACGGTGAGTTCTGGGTGCATGACCATGCATGA
- a CDS encoding ABC transporter ATP-binding protein, producing MGIEIAIHKRFHSFDLDVGFNAPGGMVVFFGRSGAGKTLVMRSIAGLQRPDDGFISIDGTVFFDSSRGVDLTPQARNIGYMSQDYSLFPHLSVEKNIGYGLPNDAGKERVNEMLELLQLEGLQGQKPSQLSGGQKQRVALARALIRRPRLLLLDEPLTALDNISRLHLRDELMSIQETFQVPVIFITHDPVEAFTMADTLVVFNEGKVEQVGPPQDVFSHPSRFSVANLVGVHNIFEGVIEETDARANLTLIRAGDSTFMADHYHFPDGEKIYWCIRPEQVMIVRDDRPIGVAVKENQVSGEVIRSMHTGPTYQVRLVSDTGMMLEIELPVHSYKRMGMGVGKRVNASLKKREIHIFKGDAG from the coding sequence ATGGGAATTGAGATAGCTATACACAAGCGATTCCACTCCTTCGACCTGGATGTGGGATTCAATGCGCCTGGCGGTATGGTCGTGTTCTTTGGCAGGTCAGGGGCGGGCAAGACACTGGTCATGCGGTCCATTGCAGGATTACAGAGACCGGATGACGGGTTCATCAGTATCGACGGTACGGTGTTCTTTGACTCATCCCGGGGAGTCGACCTCACACCACAGGCCCGCAATATCGGGTACATGTCCCAGGACTATTCCCTCTTCCCTCACCTGAGCGTAGAGAAGAACATTGGCTACGGTCTCCCGAACGATGCAGGGAAAGAACGGGTGAATGAGATGCTGGAACTGTTACAGCTTGAGGGATTGCAGGGGCAGAAACCGTCCCAATTATCAGGAGGACAGAAGCAGAGGGTGGCACTGGCACGGGCACTTATCCGTCGACCACGTTTGCTTTTGCTGGATGAACCCCTGACCGCACTTGATAACATTTCCCGGCTGCACCTGAGGGATGAATTGATGTCGATACAGGAGACGTTCCAGGTGCCGGTGATATTCATCACCCACGACCCTGTTGAGGCTTTCACCATGGCTGATACGCTTGTGGTGTTCAATGAGGGGAAAGTGGAGCAGGTCGGTCCCCCGCAGGACGTGTTCAGTCATCCTTCACGTTTTTCAGTGGCCAACCTTGTGGGAGTCCACAACATCTTTGAGGGTGTGATAGAGGAAACCGATGCGCGTGCAAACCTTACTCTCATCCGTGCCGGGGATTCTACCTTCATGGCCGACCATTATCATTTTCCTGATGGCGAAAAGATATACTGGTGTATAAGGCCGGAACAGGTAATGATAGTAAGGGATGACCGGCCAATTGGAGTTGCAGTAAAGGAGAACCAGGTATCTGGTGAGGTGATACGGTCGATGCATACTGGTCCTACCTACCAGGTAAGGCTGGTATCTGATACAGGAATGATGCTTGAGATAGAACTGCCTGTCCACAGCTATAAGCGGATGGGGATGGGTGTTGGGAAACGGGTGAATGCATCATTGAAGAAACGTGAGATACACATCTTCAAGGGGGATGCCGGATAG
- the modB gene encoding molybdate ABC transporter permease subunit gives MATDILFSMLLSLKVALLATGIIAVLGTGTAYLLARYEFRGKDLVDALTTLPLVLPPSVTGYYLIVLLGRRGVIGGPIYELTGFSLMFTWGAAVVAAVVVAIPIMIKIGRAAIEAVDPDLEMVSYTLGRSRTYTLFSITLPLARKGLMAGIILSFARALGEFGATLMVAGNIPGSTDTMPLAIYGAMISGDMGTANLLAGILTFVSFLIIYLTFRTGRWLDGN, from the coding sequence ATGGCAACAGATATCCTGTTCTCGATGTTGTTATCCCTGAAGGTTGCACTTCTGGCCACGGGTATAATAGCTGTTCTTGGTACCGGAACGGCATACCTGCTGGCACGATACGAATTTCGTGGAAAGGACCTGGTGGATGCCCTGACCACATTACCGCTCGTACTGCCGCCATCGGTCACGGGCTATTACCTGATAGTGCTCTTAGGACGGCGGGGCGTCATCGGGGGGCCCATTTATGAGCTGACAGGTTTTTCCCTCATGTTCACCTGGGGTGCAGCGGTCGTCGCAGCCGTCGTCGTGGCTATCCCGATCATGATAAAGATAGGTCGTGCAGCTATTGAAGCGGTGGACCCGGACCTTGAGATGGTCTCCTATACGCTGGGGCGGTCAAGGACGTATACCCTGTTCAGTATCACCCTGCCGCTTGCGCGTAAGGGTCTCATGGCCGGGATCATATTGAGCTTTGCCAGGGCGCTGGGCGAGTTCGGAGCCACATTGATGGTGGCGGGCAACATCCCGGGAAGTACTGATACCATGCCCCTCGCGATATACGGTGCCATGATATCCGGTGACATGGGAACAGCTAACCTGCTGGCCGGGATACTCACGTTCGTATCATTTTTGATCATATACCTGACCTTCAGGACCGGGAGGTGGCTGGATGGGAATTGA
- the modA gene encoding molybdate ABC transporter substrate-binding protein has translation MVVRTSVPRKKSALVWPVLVLLIGVIGIISVSISGCTEQNDMVITVSAASSLQQVFDGLGPEFEQAEPGVRVTMNYASSGVLCTQIKQGAPVDVYVSALEDYMDGLQEQGLIMNGSRRVFAANSLVIIVPKGGETDATLENLDTFDRIAIGDPSHVPAGKFPKESLENSGTWEDVKDNLVYGSNVKQVLNYVARDEVDAGFVYLTDITGQVRVSQSIPDSFHSPIVYTIAVTASSDNPEIAGRFVEMVASDEYFLEQSGFIPTTEV, from the coding sequence ATGGTTGTACGGACTTCTGTTCCCAGGAAGAAGAGTGCTCTGGTATGGCCAGTTCTCGTACTCTTGATTGGTGTAATCGGTATTATCAGCGTTTCCATATCGGGATGTACCGAACAAAATGATATGGTCATCACCGTGTCAGCGGCTTCCAGCCTGCAGCAGGTTTTTGACGGACTGGGCCCGGAATTCGAGCAGGCAGAACCGGGTGTACGGGTAACCATGAACTATGCCAGCAGCGGTGTGCTGTGCACCCAGATCAAGCAGGGTGCACCCGTGGATGTGTATGTATCGGCCCTTGAGGATTATATGGATGGTCTTCAGGAACAGGGTCTTATCATGAACGGGTCCAGAAGGGTTTTTGCAGCCAACAGCCTGGTTATCATTGTACCGAAAGGGGGTGAGACAGACGCGACCCTGGAGAACCTGGATACTTTTGACCGTATCGCTATTGGAGACCCGTCTCATGTCCCTGCAGGGAAGTTCCCGAAGGAATCACTTGAGAATTCCGGCACCTGGGAGGATGTGAAAGACAACCTGGTGTACGGGTCAAATGTCAAGCAGGTCTTGAACTACGTTGCCAGGGATGAAGTTGATGCCGGGTTCGTGTACCTGACCGATATCACCGGCCAGGTACGGGTGTCCCAGAGCATCCCTGATTCCTTTCATTCACCTATCGTCTATACGATCGCAGTGACCGCTTCGTCAGATAATCCGGAGATTGCCGGCAGGTTTGTGGAAATGGTTGCCTCCGATGAATACTTCCTGGAACAGTCTGGTTTCATTCCAACCACTGAGGTGTGA